From Cyclobacteriaceae bacterium, a single genomic window includes:
- a CDS encoding C40 family peptidase: MEAGEFGVCRLAVVPIRLGPLDSAEQVTQLLFGDHYEVISVSADAKWVLIRVYTDQCEGWLDAKQHHAISKDYFDQINHTDYKITTDVASTVLYKKSPLTIVMGSIVPISNSELFKIEEQFAFNGESKGLGQRRDGDFLKTVAKKYLTSPFQWGGKSPFGIDAAGFVQMVFKITGYSLQRTANQQSNQGKKIKSGEELCVGDLAFFAEKNGSVNHVGIILDDEKIIHSYGQVRIDKITEEGILNPETKIYSHLLHSVRRIIN, encoded by the coding sequence ATGGAAGCAGGAGAGTTTGGAGTATGTCGTTTGGCCGTAGTGCCGATTCGTTTAGGTCCCCTTGACAGTGCTGAGCAGGTGACTCAGTTATTGTTTGGTGATCACTATGAGGTGATAAGTGTTTCGGCAGATGCTAAATGGGTTTTGATCAGGGTCTATACCGACCAGTGTGAAGGATGGCTGGACGCAAAACAGCATCATGCAATATCGAAAGATTACTTCGATCAGATCAATCATACCGATTACAAGATTACGACAGACGTTGCTTCAACGGTTCTGTACAAGAAAAGTCCTTTGACCATTGTTATGGGAAGTATTGTTCCGATTTCCAATTCAGAACTTTTTAAAATTGAAGAGCAATTTGCTTTCAATGGTGAATCAAAAGGACTGGGTCAGCGTCGTGATGGGGATTTTCTAAAAACTGTCGCGAAAAAATATCTGACATCACCATTTCAGTGGGGGGGTAAGAGTCCTTTTGGAATTGATGCTGCCGGATTTGTTCAGATGGTATTTAAAATTACAGGCTACTCGCTGCAGCGCACAGCAAATCAGCAGTCCAATCAGGGTAAGAAGATAAAATCAGGAGAGGAATTGTGTGTTGGTGATCTTGCATTCTTTGCTGAGAAGAATGGTAGTGTCAATCACGTAGGTATTATCCTGGATGATGAGAAAATAATCCATTCTTATGGTCAGGTAAGGATTGATAAAATTACTGAAGAGGGAATTCTGAATCCTGAAACCAAAATCTATAGCCATCTGTTGCACTCTGTCAGGAGAATCATAAATTGA
- the smpB gene encoding SsrA-binding protein SmpB produces the protein MASDRFSNTVNIKNKQASFQYELLDTYVAGIALRGTEIKSIREGKVNLQDGYVYFNDQSEAFVKGVNISPFTQGTHYNHEAARERKLLLKKSEMVKLKARIEEKGLTIVPLRLFINDRGYAKLEIAVGRGKKTHDKRNSIKEKDIKRELSRVKF, from the coding sequence ATGGCATCGGACAGGTTTTCAAATACAGTCAATATAAAGAACAAGCAAGCTTCGTTTCAATATGAGTTGTTGGATACGTATGTGGCGGGTATTGCTCTGCGCGGAACAGAGATTAAATCGATTCGTGAAGGAAAGGTGAATCTCCAGGATGGGTATGTTTACTTCAATGACCAGAGTGAAGCATTTGTGAAAGGTGTTAATATCAGCCCTTTTACACAAGGCACTCATTACAATCATGAGGCAGCGCGTGAACGAAAGCTTTTGTTAAAAAAATCTGAAATGGTGAAATTGAAAGCCCGGATCGAAGAAAAGGGTTTGACAATTGTTCCCCTCAGATTGTTTATCAATGATCGTGGATATGCAAAACTTGAGATCGCCGTTGGAAGAGGAAAGAAAACTCATGACAAGAGGAATAGCATAAAGGAAAAGGACATTAAACGCGAATTATCCCGCGTCAAATTTTAG